A window from Musa acuminata AAA Group cultivar baxijiao chromosome BXJ3-10, Cavendish_Baxijiao_AAA, whole genome shotgun sequence encodes these proteins:
- the LOC135651633 gene encoding uncharacterized protein LOC135651633: MSSRLYIFQGPTELMPPEGDLEKLRNAKIREELLDREASLLRARVDASLANGISWGMQEDAIEEDTENGADEITWQTYKGQLTERQEKTRSKIIKRMEKVANMKKEIDAIRAKDIAQGGLTQGQQTQIARNEQRITQIMEELDSLEETLNESIQESVGARSGKVVCGKKKENVEDEDDMLSDDDDFYDRTKKKPAARKSGEQQSVETADSLLDKKDTIISQIEEKKALLLKEKEKGVTDSVNSTEGGDDLDAYMSGLSSQLVHDRVSKIQNELVDLQTDLEKTMYLLKIADPMGEAARKRDAKAEASKSKSIPNVSKPPKSEQKQGTAPTHVVRQGTVPTTTVGLKPDDTSSHKQAVEHTEGRNMTEDQEASKPVYTAVKPQWLGATREITSEENMVQETHLDENELDNFVDYKDRKEILGSDNRSEIDCAGPGLIIRKRKPAHEMGMGVDKIPKVEVSVAETSAADAVALLLKHKRGYTALDEVLENKESKSKGLEGKDNSQEKRVFGPSKPAFLDNNPDYESWVPPEGQTGDGRTSLNERLGY, translated from the exons AT GTCGTCACGGTTATATATTTTCCAAGGACCAACTGAGTTAATGCCTCCA GAGGGTGATTTGGAGAAACTACGGAATGCAAAAATTCGAGAAGAGTTGCTCGATCGTGAAGCTTCACTATTACGGGCAAGAGTCGATGCTTCCCTTGCAAATGGTATCTCATGGGGCATGCAGGAGGATGCTATTGAAGAAGACACAGAG AATGGTGCAGATGAAATAACATGGCAAACGTACAAAGGACAGCTAACTGAAAGGCAGGAAAAAACTCGTagcaaaattataaaaagaatGGAGAAG GTCGCTAACATGAAAAAGGAGATTGATGCCATACGAGCAAAAGACATTGCCCAAGGTGGCTTAACTCAAGGTCAGCAAACACAGATAGCTCGGAATGAGCAAAGAATAACTCAG ATTATGGAGGAATTAGATAGCTTAGAAGAGACTTTGAATGAAAGTATTCAAGAAAGTGTAGGTGCTCGATCTGGTAAGGTAGTTTGTGGTAAGAAGAAAGAGAATGTTGAAGATGAAGATGACATGCTGAG TGATGATGACGATTTCTATGACCGGACCAAGAAGAAGCCTGCTGCTCGAAAGTCTGGTGAACAGCAATCAGTCGAAACAGCTGATTCTCTTCTCGACAAAAAGGATACCATAATTAGTCAAATTGAGGAAAAGAAGGCCTTGCTTttgaaagagaaggaaaagggagTGACTGACTCTGTCAACAGCACCGAAGGTGGAGATGACCTTGATGCTTACATGTCTGGGCTGTCATCTCAACTAG TGCACGACCgagtctcaaaaattcaaaatgagCTGGTTGATCTTCAAACTGATTTGGAGAAAACAATGTACCTGCTGAAGATTGCTGATCCAATGGGAGAAGCTGCTCGCAAAAGAGATGCCAAAGCAGAAGCATCGAAATCCAAATCCATTCCTAATGTCTCTAAGCCACCAAAATCGGAGCAAAAGCAAGGGACTGCACCTACACATGTCGTAAGGCAAGGGACTGTGCCTACTACAACTGTTGGTTTAAAACCTGATGACACTTCCAGTCATAAACAAGCAGTGGAACATACAGAAGGCAGGAACATGACTGAAGACCAAGAGGCCAGCAAACCTGTGTATACCGCCGTAAAGCCGCAGTGGCTTGGTGCCACCAGGGAGATTACATCAGAAGAGAATATGGTACAGGAAACTCATTTGGATGAGAATGAATTGGATAATTTTGTGGACTACAAAGATAGGAAAGAAATTCTTGGGTCTGACAATAGATCAGAGATTGACTGTGCGGGTCCTGGTCTAATTATACGAAAACGAAAGCCTGCCCATGAGATGGGGATGGGTGTTGATAAAATCCCCAAGGTGGAAGTGTCAGTGGCTGAAACCTCAGCTGCTGATGCTGTGGCTCTGCTGCTGAAGCACAAACGTGGGTACACTGCTTTAGATGAAGTACTTGAAAACAAAGAGTCCAAGAGCAAAGGTCTAGAAGGAAAGGATAATTCACAGGAGAAGCGAGTATTTGGGCCTTCAAAGCCAGCTTTTCTTGACAACAATCCAGATTATGAGTCGTGGGTACCTCCCGAAG GACAAACTGGTGATGGACGCACCTCCCTGAATGAACGTCTGGGTTATTAG
- the LOC135651634 gene encoding uncharacterized protein LOC135651634, which translates to MGGMTSTMAARFAFFPPDPPSYRVVVEDEASGRLSMTTVTPREGVEVRRLWTRRGSGIVAMYVTNPNAKLTLLYSHGNAADLGQMYELFVGLSNHLRVNLMGYDYSGYGQSSGKASEQNTYADIEAAYKCLKETYGAHEEDIILYGQSVGTGPTLELAARLPRLRAVVLHSPILSGLRVMYPVKHTYWFDIYKNIDKIPLVKCPVLVIHGTEDNVVDCSHGKRLWELCKEKYEPLWIKGGNHNNLELFPDYIRHLKKFISAIENLPVIKDESVETSDVTEAPRTSSDCLESSRMSTDQTDMSRSSTVSGDKSKRRTESGGKSRPSTDRREKSRKSVDSSKDMKDDMDQPEKPRKSSDRFGDMMRSMGLCNMDCLKDTASKA; encoded by the exons ATGGGAGGGATGACGTCGACGATGGCTGCGAGGTTCGCTTTCTTCCCGCCGGACCCGCCTTCGTACAGGGTTGTGGTGGAGGATGAAGCGTCGGGACGGCTGTCCATGACCACCGTGACGCCGCGGGAGGGGGTGGAAGTACGGCGGCTGTGGACCAGGCGCGGGAGCGGGATCGTCGCGATGTACGTGACGAACCCCAACGCGAAGCTCACCCTGCTCTACTCCCATGGCAACGCGGCCGACCTTGGCCAGATGTACGAGCTCTTCGTCGGGCTCAGCAATCACCTCCGCGTCAACTTGATGGG ATATGACTATTCAGGTTATGGGCAATCATCTGGAAAG GCTTCAGAGCAAAATACTTATGCTGATATAGAAGCTGCTTACAAATGCCTTAAAGAGACTTATGGAGCCCATGAAGAAGATATTATTTTATATGGCCAATCAGTTGGTACTGGTCCTACTTTAGAATTAGCTGCTCGTTTGCCTCGATTGAGAGCAGTTGTTCTGCATAGTCCTATTTTGTCTGGTCTACGTGTAATGTATCCTGTGAAGCATACATACTGGTTTGACATATATAAG AACATTGATAAAATTCCACTTGTGAAATGTCCCGTGCTGGTAATTCAT GGTACAGAAGATAATGTCGTTGATTGTTCACATGGGAAGCGCCTGTGGGAACTATGCAAAGAAAAGTATGAACCTCTTTGGATTAAGGGAGGCAACCACAATAATCTAGAACTCTTTCCAGATTACATCAGGCATTTAAAGAAGTTCATATCAGCCATAGAGAACTTACCTGTAATAAAAGATGAATCTGTTGAGACATCAGACGTCACTGAGGCTCCTCGGACGAGCTCTGACTGTCTAGAGTCTTCAAGAATGAGCACAGATCAGACAGACATGTCTAGATCAAGCACTGTCAGTGGGGATAAATCTAAGCGGAGAACAGAAAGCGGAGGAAAGTCAAGACCTAGTACTGACAGgagagagaaatcaagaaaaagtgTTGACAGTTCTAAAGACATGAAGGATGACATGGACCAACCAGAAAAACCGAGGAAAAGCTCTGATCG CTTTGGAGACATGATGAGATCAATGGGATTATGCAATATGGACTGTTTGAAAGACACAGCTTCCAAGGCCTAA